One Trichocoleus desertorum ATA4-8-CV12 genomic window, TCTAAACAATCGTTTTGAGCCACTGTTTACTTAGTTTGGTTCAGATATTTAGTTGGTTCAAACAGCGGGGTGCAAGGTCGCTGTCAGTGTCACCCAAGGCGCATTCGCTAGCTGTTGGTGCATAGTGGATTCATTCGGTGCAGGCGATCGCAAAACCCGCCCCTCAAATAGCAGCGAAACAGAGCTGGCTCGAAAGCACCAAGGCTCAACCTGGAGTTGGGTAGGGTCGTTATGTAGGGGCATTAAGGCTAAAGTTGTGTCTTCAGTCGCGATCGGAACCTGGTCGAACTGCCGTTTCTCTGTGACTCCCATACAGATAGCCAAGGAGAGTGCATCCCATATCGCCACGAGCTGTCGGTTACGAGCGATCGCCTCTGGAGTGACATGGGGGGCATAACCTGGATCTTGTTGCAACTGAGCCATGTGCTGTTGTTGAAATGCTTTCTCTTCTCTCAGAAATGCCTCGACCAAGCGAGTAGATTCGGGTGACTTTTGCCAACTGGTAAAGCGTTCATAGAGCCCAGTGCCATGTAGTGAGACTAACAGGGCCGCATACCGTCCCATTGGCATAGCCAAGTGTTTTGCTCCCGCCCAGAGTTTGGTGTGAACCGCTGGTGCCACTTCCATAAAACTGTGAGGATAGCCAGTTTCAGGGTTAAAGGTAGGAGAAGCCTCCCAAGGTATCCAGCCAATGTCGTGCTGCTCGGCTCCTAGACACACGGCTTCGTAGGGAGCAAACGAGCCAAAAGCTTCATTCCCCCAGGCATGGGCCAGTTGTCCCGCCACCCAAGCGTGAGTAGGCTGAGTGATACAAATTCGATCGGTGCTGATGGTGCGATAGAGCATGATCTGTTGCAGCTTGATTCCTTCTATAAATTCTCACCCCTAATCTTTGGTTTTCTATGTAAAATTCCTCGCTCTTCATCAAATATGAAAAACACAATAATCTGGCGCAGATGTTTATACAGAGTTCAATGAAATTTAACATCACTTAACTTTAATAAATTCCCAATTAAATCGTGTTTACCGATACACAATTTCGTACGCATTCAGAAATCAAGCTTCATTCTTTAAGGACTTAATTAAGTACTAGTGTTTATACTGATGGAGATTTTCTTGGACAAGAGTAAAAATCATTGCAGGATATGACTGATTACCGTAGAAGTTGCTACGGCTCATAACGACTAAACTTTACAGTTTTTTGACAACTGAGTAAGTTTGCTGGAGCTAGAAAGAGAGCTTTTTGCCTCCAGGCGGCATTATTAGACTTGGATCTGATGCCGTAGTTTTATGTGTTGCAAAATTATCCCAAGTCTACTCAAGGTCTACCGAGGAATTAATGATCACCCTAGAAGATTTTCAGCCTTGGCTCAATATTGATAGTCTAAATCATGTAATGACAGAGGCTTGTAGAGAGGCAACCATTAGTCCCCAAGCTCTCTACCTGTTTATGCAAAGATATGTTCGCTACGGCAGGAATTTTAGTTTTGCCGTTCCCATTTTGTCAGGAATCATTGGTTCCAGCCATCTTTTTCAAGATCCCACGCATCCCATCCCAGCTCATGCTGAGCGATCGATGGATCTGGGTGCCAAAATCTTTACTGCTTCTATTGAAGAGTTCATTGATCCGAGAACAGGCGTATCCCATCGCACCTTATCCTATGGTCTGCTAGATAAGCTGGCTGAGTATGCCAACTTGTCTAATGCCGAAATCCAAGAAATTGCTCACTCAGGCTCTTGGTTGGATAACCTGCTAAAGCAAGTCCAAATCGCTTACCAGGGACAACCGGATGATTTACCGAGTTTGGTGCGAGCGATCGGTTTTCATGTCGCCACGGAAACAGTAGGAGATAACGAATTTAGCATCATTAATTCTGTGATCTTCTCTCAGCAACGCGATCGCAGCTTTGGTCACTTCATTCGCAACAGCAAGCTCAATTTTTCTCAAGGCACCGTCAGCCCTTGGTATTGGATTGTGGTTCATGGCACCTTGGATACTAAAGGGGTAGAGCAAAGGCACTCTGCGGAAGCTTTTTCAGCCCTGAATGATGTGGTCCAATACACCTCTGCATCAGAAGCACAAGTGATTGAATGGGCAGGACAAGGATTTGCTGAATTTGCCCAGATTCAAACCAGCTTTTTTGAACAAGTACAGAGAGAAGTTCACAATTCCGTGACTGCTTTGGCAGTTTGAACTTTCTCAAAAAATATATGGAGATCGGGGCTAGGAAGAATTGAAATCTGCTATCTTTCGCGATCGCGCATCACTCACTTGAGAATGTAATTTCCAGGGATATGGGTGGGAGCGTCAAGGCTTGGAGACAAACCAACTTCTAATGACTCATGAGAATGAGTTGCTTGATCCTGGCTGCGTGCCAGAATAGCACCGAAAAAACTCCTCAAAATCAAGCCATCTGAGAAAGGAAGGAGAATAGACAATGCAGGAAATGCAAACAAGGCCAGAGACTAGCTTCTTTGGCCAACGTGCTACTTTTATGACCAAGCTGGCAGTTTTCGGTATCCTAACCACCACTTTGGGAATCGCGATCGCGGCACTGCCTCCACCTTTCAAGCCTTTACCTCAACTTCTACTCGGTATGATGTTTGCTCATGGAATAGAGCTACAGCACGAACTTACCCATCACATTATCTTTGCGAATGAACGGCTCAATCGCCTAGTCGGGATTATGCTAGGGTTGCCGATGCTCGTCTCCTTTTCGCTTTACAAAGCGCTACACGGCCATCATCACCGCACTTTAGGAACGCCTGAGGATCAAGAATCCTTCAGCTACAGCTACGAAAAACTCACATCACTGAGAGGATTCATTTCTCATCTGTCAATGTTCAGTCATTACACCGCTGCGTTGGCAAACATACGCGCAGCAATCCTAAATCAACTCAGGAAGGATGTCCCTGCTAAAGTAGCCTACCGAATTCAGAACGAGTTTCGATTTCTAGGCGGCTTGATCTTGCTCCTGCTCATGGGGTCAGCTTTAGGGCACACATTGGTGGTTTGGGATATTTGGCTAGTGCCTTTAATTCTGAGTGCGGGACCTGTTCATGCCCTGATTGAATTGCCAGAGCATTTGGGCTGTGACCAACAAACAATCGATCCTTTTCGCAACACTCGCAGTATCCGGGCTGGCAAGTTAATCACCTGGTATGTCAATGGCAATAATTATCATGTTGAACACCATGTGAATGCAGCGCTACCTATCAATCAACTAGCTAACTTTCATGCTCAACTCGCACCCCAGATTGAACATGTAGAACCTTCGTATTGGGCTTTCTACAAAAAATTTTTTCAGCAGTGCTGCCGTTAGCTTTGACCTTGGCACTGGGGATCGGGGCTGAAAAAAGATATCGAGAAACCAAAAAAGACTCACGACTCATCTGTATTGCTAAATTTTGGAGGTTGATCAATGACTACTCTGCAAACACAAACTATTTCAGGTTTAGAACTCTGGCAATGGCGTAATCAGGCAAGACAAACGGCGATCGCAGCCGATGTTTCTGTCACCGAACTAGACTGGCTACTTCAGCAAATGCTAGGTCTTGACGGCTTAGTACTAGAATTAGAATCCTTTAAAGACCGAGCTGAAATTCCTTTACCATTGCCGCTCTCTCATTTGTCTGCTCTCTGGCAACGACGACTGAACGATCGCGTCCCTGTGCAGTATTTGGCGGGTGTGGCGCAATGGCGAAATCTCTCCTTGCAAGTCTCTCCAGATGTGCTGATTCCTCGCCCGGAAACAGAAGGTCTGATCGATATGGCGATCGCGG contains:
- a CDS encoding fatty acid desaturase, which encodes MQEMQTRPETSFFGQRATFMTKLAVFGILTTTLGIAIAALPPPFKPLPQLLLGMMFAHGIELQHELTHHIIFANERLNRLVGIMLGLPMLVSFSLYKALHGHHHRTLGTPEDQESFSYSYEKLTSLRGFISHLSMFSHYTAALANIRAAILNQLRKDVPAKVAYRIQNEFRFLGGLILLLLMGSALGHTLVVWDIWLVPLILSAGPVHALIELPEHLGCDQQTIDPFRNTRSIRAGKLITWYVNGNNYHVEHHVNAALPINQLANFHAQLAPQIEHVEPSYWAFYKKFFQQCCR
- a CDS encoding DUF3891 family protein gives rise to the protein MLYRTISTDRICITQPTHAWVAGQLAHAWGNEAFGSFAPYEAVCLGAEQHDIGWIPWEASPTFNPETGYPHSFMEVAPAVHTKLWAGAKHLAMPMGRYAALLVSLHGTGLYERFTSWQKSPESTRLVEAFLREEKAFQQQHMAQLQQDPGYAPHVTPEAIARNRQLVAIWDALSLAICMGVTEKRQFDQVPIATEDTTLALMPLHNDPTQLQVEPWCFRASSVSLLFEGRVLRSPAPNESTMHQQLANAPWVTLTATLHPAV